In Rhodobacter sp. 24-YEA-8, the following are encoded in one genomic region:
- the hrpB gene encoding ATP-dependent helicase HrpB, with the protein MEQLPVTEILPDLRAALARAGRAVLQAPPGAGKTTLVPLDLLKSGLFAQKILMLEPRRLAARASAERMAETLGEKIGETVGYRIRGEAKVSGATRIEVVTEGILTRMIQSDPELPGISCIIFDEFHERSLHADFGLALALEVRAALRPDLALLVMSATLDAAPVAALMNDAPMITAEGRAYPVETRWLPRPVDASMRFDAAMAGLIAQALEETTEGGLLAFLPGEGEIRRVEARLKDIPGIALRPLFGAMDFQAQRAALAPVEGLRRVVLATSIAETSLTLPDIRVVVDGGRARRARFDPASGMSRLVTERVTRAEAEQRRGRAGRVAAGICYRLWTKGEEGGLLAFPPPEIASADLTALALELAEWGSDDLPFLTPPHPATLREARDLLTTLGALDGSGSITGHGRRLSRLPLHPRLGHMLMIAGPDAARLAALAEERDPMRGAGPDLMLRLKAIERPPETASRAVIERIRQEAKRLARAVPEGARPGLSVAQWAALAWPDRIGLRRKGDAPRYLLANGKGAVVATGTALAKEPLIIATDLDGDLREATLRLGLAISEEELREIHGAAITWSDEVIWNSRENRVQALKREHFGALVLAERPWPDAPPAALARAALDGLRENGIFWSPAAARLRARIRLTRDADWPEVSDEALLASAEDWLLPHLTRARSLSDLKALDLIEPLKAHIGWDHMAEVNRLAPAHFTTPLGREVPIDYDGDHPAIEVRLQEMFGVTRHPVVGQNRLPLRITLLSPARRPVQVTLDLPGFWASSYADVRKDMRGQYPKHPWPEDPREAEPTLRAKPRS; encoded by the coding sequence ATGGAACAGCTGCCCGTCACCGAGATTCTGCCTGACCTGCGTGCGGCGCTGGCCCGTGCGGGGCGGGCCGTTCTGCAGGCCCCGCCCGGCGCCGGCAAGACCACGCTGGTGCCGCTCGACCTGCTGAAATCAGGGCTGTTCGCGCAAAAAATCCTGATGCTGGAACCGCGCCGCCTTGCCGCCCGCGCCAGTGCCGAGCGTATGGCAGAAACCCTTGGCGAAAAGATCGGCGAAACAGTCGGCTACCGCATCCGGGGCGAGGCGAAGGTCTCGGGCGCCACCCGGATCGAGGTGGTGACCGAGGGCATTCTGACCCGGATGATCCAGTCTGACCCCGAACTGCCGGGGATCTCCTGTATCATCTTTGATGAATTCCACGAACGCTCGCTCCATGCTGATTTCGGCCTTGCGCTGGCGCTCGAGGTCCGCGCGGCCTTGCGCCCCGATCTGGCGCTGCTGGTCATGTCGGCGACACTCGATGCCGCACCGGTCGCGGCCCTGATGAATGACGCCCCGATGATCACGGCAGAGGGCCGCGCCTATCCTGTCGAGACCCGCTGGCTGCCCCGCCCGGTTGATGCCTCGATGCGGTTTGATGCCGCCATGGCCGGGCTGATTGCCCAGGCGCTGGAAGAAACCACCGAAGGGGGCCTGCTGGCCTTCCTGCCCGGCGAAGGCGAGATCCGGCGCGTCGAGGCGCGGTTGAAAGACATCCCCGGGATCGCGCTGCGCCCGCTGTTTGGCGCAATGGATTTCCAGGCGCAGCGCGCAGCACTGGCACCGGTCGAAGGTCTCAGGCGTGTGGTGCTGGCGACCTCGATTGCGGAAACCTCGCTGACTTTGCCCGACATCCGCGTGGTGGTCGATGGTGGCCGTGCGCGCCGCGCGCGGTTCGACCCGGCTTCGGGCATGTCGCGGCTGGTGACCGAGCGCGTCACCCGCGCCGAGGCAGAACAGCGCCGGGGCCGCGCCGGCCGGGTTGCGGCTGGCATCTGCTACCGGCTCTGGACCAAAGGCGAGGAAGGCGGGCTTCTGGCTTTCCCGCCGCCCGAGATCGCCTCGGCCGATCTGACTGCGCTTGCGCTCGAACTGGCGGAATGGGGCTCGGACGATCTGCCTTTCCTCACGCCACCGCATCCCGCAACCCTGCGCGAGGCGCGTGATCTTCTGACCACGCTGGGCGCGCTCGACGGCTCAGGCTCGATCACCGGTCACGGGCGCCGGCTCTCGCGCCTGCCGCTGCATCCCCGCCTTGGCCATATGCTGATGATCGCCGGGCCAGATGCCGCCCGCCTGGCGGCGCTGGCGGAAGAACGCGACCCGATGCGCGGTGCCGGGCCGGATCTGATGCTGCGCCTCAAAGCCATTGAACGCCCGCCCGAAACCGCCAGCCGCGCGGTGATCGAACGTATCCGCCAGGAGGCGAAACGCCTCGCGCGCGCGGTGCCGGAGGGCGCGCGCCCCGGGCTTTCGGTCGCGCAATGGGCGGCGCTGGCCTGGCCTGACCGTATCGGGCTCCGGCGTAAAGGTGACGCACCGCGCTACCTTCTGGCCAATGGCAAGGGTGCGGTGGTCGCGACCGGCACCGCGCTGGCCAAAGAACCGCTGATCATTGCAACCGACCTCGATGGCGATCTGCGCGAGGCCACGCTGCGCCTTGGGCTGGCCATCAGCGAAGAGGAACTGCGCGAGATCCATGGCGCGGCGATCACCTGGTCCGATGAGGTGATCTGGAACAGCCGTGAAAACCGCGTCCAGGCGCTGAAACGAGAACACTTTGGCGCGCTGGTGCTGGCCGAGCGCCCCTGGCCTGACGCGCCCCCCGCGGCGCTCGCCCGCGCGGCTCTGGACGGTCTTCGCGAAAACGGGATCTTCTGGTCGCCCGCCGCCGCGCGGCTGCGCGCCCGTATCCGCCTGACCCGTGACGCGGACTGGCCAGAGGTCAGTGACGAAGCACTGCTGGCCAGCGCCGAAGACTGGCTCCTGCCGCATCTGACCCGCGCCCGCAGCCTGTCTGACCTGAAGGCCCTGGATCTGATCGAGCCCCTGAAAGCCCATATCGGCTGGGACCACATGGCAGAGGTGAACCGCCTTGCCCCCGCCCATTTCACCACGCCTCTGGGGCGCGAGGTGCCGATCGATTATGACGGCGACCACCCCGCAATCGAGGTCCGTCTGCAGGAAATGTTCGGCGTCACCCGCCATCCGGTGGTCGGCCAGAACCGGCTGCCTTTGCGCATCACGCTTCTGTCGCCGGCGCGCCGTCCGGTGCAGGTGACACTGGATCTGCCGGGTTTCTGGGCCTCGTCTTACGCCGATGTCAGAAAGGATATGCGCGGGCAATATCCGAAACATCCCTGGCCCGAAGACCCGCGCGAAGCAGAGCCGACCCTGCGCGCCAAACCCCGCAGCTGA